The sequence TTCcttctaatttcatttattttccaaGTATTCCttagctatagcctctgtaccatggtcttccactgtcttgggttagagttctcttgcttgagggtacactcgggcacagtattctatctactttctcttcttcttgttttgttaaagtttttatagtttatataggaaatatttattttaatgttactattctttaaaatattcaatttatccttgttccctttccttactgggccattttccctgttggggcccctgggcttatagtatcgtgcttttccaacaagggttgtggcttagcatttaataaaatattaaatttttcctcgttccctttcctcactgggctattttccctgttggggcccctgggtttatagcatcgtgcttttccaacaaggggttgtggcttagcatttaataataataataataataataataataataataataataataatataagctatAGAGCTAATACTTGATGTGAAACTTGATAAATTTATTAAGGTTATTGagttaaaagtagaaaaaaaaactttattgttttatttgctGATTTTGCTAATTTATACAACGTCATCTAGAAACAAATTATAGGTAAGATCGCCGGAATCTTCATGGAAAttttaatagtatttttctttttttgatcaATGGTTTTGTGGGAAAAATGTAGAATCTGTGGGAATTTCAGTAGAGGAAAACGGACTGTCCCCACAACTAGTCCATAAATCGTCTTTATTTATTTAGTCTCGCCACAGCTCTGGGTGGGTTAGGACGTGTGGCTTCTTCGCTCCCCAAAGTATTCTCTAAGGTAACAAATTTTCGCATTCTTCTGTAAATTCGATTTTCATTTGGTTTGTTCTGGAAAATTATTGCGGTAATataattcttcatatttcatatttttcaattcgTAACTAATACATACATACGAAGAActtttcacacacacgcacacaaacgtatgtatacatttatatatatatatatgtgtgtttgcctgtacgtatatttgtatatatatatatatatatatatatatatatatatatatatatatatatatttatatgtgtgtatgtatgtatgtatgtatatttgtatgcatatttagatatactgtatgtacgtgtatactcatttacatatgtatatatatacatatatatacatatatacttatatatatatatatatatatatatatatatatatatatataatttatcacatTTAATCGTGATCCTTATTCATCTATATAAGCCCTAAATACCACTTAACATCGAAATCGCTCTACCTCGggctcagagacccaagggggaacttAACTTCATGATAATAATCCCAGGTCGGCCCCGGATTCGAACCCGGACCCAGTCGAAACTAATAGACCATAAAGAGAGACAATGGTTGATTACAACTCTTCCTTACAGATGCCTTCTGGAAAcgttactttaatggctgcttctcttctctacaggacctccacggtcatttTATAATGTTCATTCAGTAGCAATTTAACATTTATCAATGCTtcttgttcgcttactgtttgattatCACTGTCAGAACAGTTGTTGGGTCGtggcagtaagtgcaagtggtgtagTCAGTGATTtgttttagccttttggaagcattaattattattaagattaagttTCGGGTTTTGTTGTTGTTCTcgttattatttacttttaaaattggcGGGTTTGTCTTACTTAATGTTTAATAATAGTTCATCATATTtacttgtgattttcatttatttatatatgatagtttctagtatatatatacatatatatatatacatatatatatatatatatatatatatatgtatatatatatatatatatatatatatatatatatatatatatatgtgtgtatatatatatacatatatatatacatatatatatatgtgtgtatgtatatatacatatatatatatatacatatatatatatatatatatatatatatatatatatatatatatatatatatatatatataagtaaaaataaatagtcaatgctgctatcctcatcattatttggtagctttcgacataacttatgtcatcctcatcttaatgataattgcagataggctgagaaTGACATAAGTTATAtcaaaagctaccaaataaagatgatgatagtagtattgactattttatttctacttaaattgcgattcccgagaggaacccaactatcaactatatatatatatatatatatatatatatatatatatatatatatatatatgtatatacatatatttatatatatacatatatatatatatatatatatatatatatatatatatatatatatatatatatatatatagatgtgtagaaattacgaaagctgacacgtgatgattaTAAGTTGTATTATAGCCATGGaagtaaaaatgaaaagacttgattggagttagtactttcatccattagggacatcaacatacTCAacaattgttgagtctgttgatgtctctaatgaacgaaagtactaactccaatcaagtcttttaatttttacttccatggctataatacacacacacacgcatatatatatatatatatatatatatatctatgtatctatatatatctatatatttatatatctatatatctatatatacatatatatatatatatatatatatatatatatatatctatatatctatatatatatatatatatatatctatatatatatatatatatatatatatatatatatatatatatctatatatctatatatatatatatatatatatatatatatatatatatctatatatctatatatctatatatctatatatctatatatatatatatatatatatatctatatatctatatatctatatatatatatatatatatatatatatatatctatatatatatagagagatatatatatatatatagagagagagagagagagagagagagagagagagagagagagagagagagagagagagagagagaatgtaaccagGTAAGGAGACTTACAATACATGTAAGCCCAAGGTATGAGACAGACCAGGATAGCGAGAGACATGAAACCATGATCTAAAGAGTTTATTAATTGGAACCCTTTTCGAATTATTGGATCATATTTATCAATTTGGGATATAGAGTGCGGTGCTTGAATCTGCAAGGCCATTTAACTTAGGGCAACCCTGGAAATACTCAatgaaataaaagctaaaaaaatagGACAAAGTCAGATCAAAGGAAgcggaatggaggtaaagtagatggACATAGAGCAAGTACAAATAGGCAGTAAAGGAATAGTGCAAAGACCCTTAGGTAATGAGAACAGTGGTTCACGTGATTTGCACCGATGTCACGACACTCCTTCAAGGGAACGTCTTTGGACAATGTGGTGTAGTTCGGTGAATTTCGATTGCAAGTATGTGCGTGGGAAAAGGACACAGAAGGTCATGATAAATGAACAAAAAACATTAAGCAGTAAAATTCTGACAGGCATGGTCGTATGTATACATTACTTTCCACTGCAAGATGGTTTTGCTGTTGTTTCAGGTTGTTCTTGACCATAATGGACAAACGCATTCATtttaatggtcttttttttttttttttttttttatttgtatgaagTTTTCATATTTCAGAAAAAAGGCGTTCATTCCCCCCATCGTTTGATTCTTTAAAAGGCAGGCCATTGAAAAAATACCACACATCACAAAATAGATTTTAGAAACCCTGCGAAAACATGCTATGTCAAACACAACAGCGAGTGATCACTATTGGAACGTTTCAGATAAAATCTACAGCAACTGCGGTGGTCAGGCACTTCAGATATCACGTGACGAAAATCAGCAAGGCATTGTCAAATTAGTAATGTTCAAGATTAAGGACTCAGTATGCCCAAGAGTAAAAACAGCAGTGCAAGATCGCCCCATCCAAGTTACCCCTCCTTGAAACAGACAAAAAGGATGAACACAAATAGCTGCAACAATGAAAGGGCCTCAGCATCAAATCTCAGTAGACACTGCCTGTCATCTGAGGGAAGTAGGGATCAGATGTTGCTGTCTTTACATCCGAGCAATTCTAACGCAGTGGCACAGCCAAAATCGTCTACAGTGGGTGCGACAACACTAGCGTTGGTTATGTCATCAGTGGAAACAAGTGTTGTTTCCTGGTGAGTCCAGATTTAACAAGTCCCACCCCGATGGCTAATTGCGTGTATGGAGATATCATAATGAATGTTTACGAAACCGCTGCATTGTGTAGACTGACCACTGGAGAAGAGTAAGTCTCATTGTCTGAAGTGGCTTCAGCTACCACCGCAGAACACTTTTACATGTGATTTGTCAGCATGTGACTGCCATAGCCTACAGAGACCAAGTTCTGTAACAACACGTTGTACCATTATTCCAGGCCCAGCCATGGCTTCAGACTTTTCAACAGGACGATGCTTGTCCTCATATGGCATggttctttatttaattttttagatGAAACAACATTGTTGTACTACCCTGGCCATCTCTGTTTCTGGATAAGGCACCATTCTCGTATATGTGGGATGATATTGGAAGATGGATAAAGGGAGGTGCTCCACCTCAAAACATTAGTTATTCGAAAGTCAGATTATTCAAGGAATGGAATGAACTCCCCAAAGCCTTCTTCCAGAGACTTGTTGACTCAGTGAGATGGCGCTACACTGCGTGGATTGCAGCCAATAGTAGTAACACATTACTGATTAACACACTGTTCTGTGACGCTTTTGGTGTTTGCGGTGGAGGGACGACACAATAAACCTATGTGTCAGTTTCATCAGCGATCATTACTCATTTCTTCAATAATCActtgtctgttttctttttttttttatagtgttaaGATTGTGTGTTCCATAGATTAGGAATGATTGACATTTTAAAATCAACTTTCTTTTCATTAGCAGTTTAGTATATTTCCCTTTTAATCAGCAGGTTAGATGACATGAGGCTAGTCGACCTATTCCAGATAGTTGCTGTATCTGCAATTGTCTATGCTGACCCGTCCTTGGCCTCAGTTCTAACTAGTGCTGGAAATGACCTGTCTAATTACACAATTAGGTTCGTGGAAGGCGAGGAATTACGAGGCGGCGTTATTATTTCTGATGGTCTGGTGATTCCTGAAAGCGACTCCTTCTACAGCATCGAAGTTGACAGTTTTTGTAAGAGAATTCTGACAAATTCAGTATGATTTTCCTCCCTCAAAGTTGACAGTTTTTGTAAGagaatattatcatattttttttttctttttattcattagtaGGACATACTCTAGTGTGTTTCGGCTTTAGATAAAATTCCGTAACGTGTACATAGCAATATCTAAGGTTCTCTGACGTAGATTATGCCCTTTTGTAGTCATTTGCAGTGTTTTTTTTCAACCAGTGAACCAAGGTGACATATAAAGGAAAACCTGGACTACTTGATAGCCCAGTAACCTTTTATATCTTTACTACTAGGTGAATGTCGTATGGCCTGTTGGACTAATGCATTGTGCAAAGCAGCTTCTACGGAACCTTTCGAAGGGAAATTTCTCTGCCGGCTTAGTAAGAATTCCCCGAGGTACACTGACTTGAAGATCCTTGGAAATGCGACTTACTTCTTCTTCACAAGTACGAAGGTTACTCATGTTATTTTGGGATGGTAACTTTTTGTTTCAAATAAAATCTTTAGCAATGAAATTTTATTCACAAATCATATTGtttagtgttgagagagagagagccttattgccgtATGTTATgtctgggttcccccaggtccctcagcgtgaggcacctcgtatatccatcagagtgttgctaatgcatcttccagtgtattttgcatcttccagtcttgggtggtctgggatgcatcttaggtatttattgagcttattcttaaacacatctacgctcactcctgatatgtttcttagatgagctagcagcgcattaaatagtagctgcattatcgatgctggtgcgtattggattaatgtcctgtgcgccttccttagttttcctggtatagttttgggcactatcaatctaccgagagagagagagagagagagagagagagagagagagagagagagagagagagagagagagagagagagagagagagagaggtgaaatctAGAGCATATAACAACACAAATATCTAATCTAAGGTGATGTCAATATTTTTGCAGGTGCTATTTATAATCAATTATATAAGATAATGTCAGATGGCTTCCTGTACCTTTACGCTGCGGAGTGGAGAGACATCAGCTATGCTTTAACATACTGTAAGCAAATACCTGGCCATCGCCTTGGAATGTATGACACACCGGCCCAGGTTGAGGCTATCAAAAATATACTCGTATGGACCCAACACAATGGTAAGTTGTCTCTAGGGCAAGATTATTtcattcatacattattattattattactattattattattattatcattattattattattattattattattattattattatcattattgttattattattattatcattattagattccATTGCATGgtcttattttttaaatttttatctgtTGATAACggaatttttcttattaatttttcctttcatgaacAAATGCAAGTTTCATCAGCTGATCACCTCTGTGAATACTAAGATTGCCCTTATCATGAATTCAGTTATGGTGTAATCCGCAAAACCAGTCACATgaatctgttttctgtttgtttatgGTTTTCAGTTGCAGTAATATGAATGAATGGTTATATCATCTGTTTCAGATGCAAGAGCCTGGACCAATCAGGAAGATTCTGGGCAGAAGATGTACATTGAAAAGACTGGTACTTTTGCTAAGGTTCATCCACAAGCTTATGTGATTTGTCAGGCCAACCCGTTCGGACAGAAGTGAAGACACCTTGGAGCTCTTTAATACAATGGCTTATGTGATTTGTCAGGCCAACCCGTTCGGACTGAAATGAAGACATCTTGGAGCTCTTTAACAGTAAAATGTTCCTGTACTTGGACAAAACATGATGCTGCTTTATCCTAGGTCCCACTTCCTCTCTTCTATCttcctgtccaacctctttaaattTTGCTCACAGCGTAAATGCAGCATTTCCCCCAATATGGCCTCCCAGGTCCAAGTACGGGGTATATAGTCCAGTTTCTATTAATCATAAagaattttacttatatttcacCATGCTTTACGCCTcaaagctagtacagtggtaacgcatttcacgcatttgcctagcattcgcacgaCAACAGATCGACCCTAGCCCGGGACAGCGAGTTTAAGCTGTGTACTAGGGAGATCACTGCTGTGTATGGGTACCACAACGGGGAGATGTGTGGGGGAAAGGAGGCTTGGTGGGGCTTgctaggctgacgttctggtgtttATCTCTTCAGATGATACTTGAACTGAAACTAAGAGACCTTTACCATCACATCTAAGACCTTTGGTGACGGATGCAAGGGGAAGAACTCTTCTTGCATTTGTCAGTAGGCTAACATTCCTGCTTGTAGTGTTGCCTTTACTCTTTGAGAACTTATGCATCTTTAATAACCCGATTTCTCTTTTCGTTACCAATGTTACATCATTTTCTTTCACATTATGCATTCCTCCATGTTATCAATGAATTTAAGGGTATGCCGACACTTCAAGTGAAATTAGGCTGAGTAAGCAAGTCAAGTTACTTCTACAAACGAAAAGTGAATTAAACATATTTGTAACAGCTATAGGTTACTGTTATTAGACACTGATTGTTAGATGTAAGTATTTCTGTGTGATGATGTATTTAACTTCTATGTATGAATTATCCAATAAAATGTATTAGTGGATCATGTGTGTGAGATCACCATTTGATTATAATTCTTTTGGGTTATAAAATCTTAAACCGTAGGGAATTAGTAACTGTTTTTCCAAACTTGTGTAAAAATGCTTTGTAAGGACACTGCTCCTTTGTCCAGAAATACTGCAAAGCTGCATACGAACCAGGATATGATCAAAATCTTAGAATACATTgatcatatttctatttttagcCGCTTTAAGGTTTATAGTTTTAGCTGCTTTTGGAGTAAGAGTCCGTGCTGGCATGCAGCCAGCTCAATATTACCTTACAAACAAACCCTCTTCTTGACTGTTACTTCACGAACATATGGTCTGCTTTTTAGAGTGGATCAGATAGCAGTTTTGTGATGTATTGGCTCTAGTTATAAATAAAATTGATAGCTAATATATTATAGTAATGTTTTTTGTACTTATTCATTCATCCTCTTGATTTTATATGTGTACCATTTATCCCAAATTTATCGTTATATGTACATCGTGTTTAAATACTTATGTTtaccatatatttatctatatagtaAACGAAGcctaatatataataaagaaaacgtAAATCACAAATAGAAGCTAAACTAATGTCTTTTGACCAAGTTGCACTAacgtgattaatattattattactggctaagctataaccttagttggaaaagcaagagactataagcccaagggctccaacaggatgaaatagcccagtgaggaaaggaaataaggtaataaataaacgatgtaagaagtaatagaaattgaaataaaacattaaacGTGTTAATACTCTTTCACAGCACTATGCTCATATGTTATTGCAAAGCATTTCTTCTTATTCTATCATGTTGGTGAATGAATTGTCTGTATTATATCTATACGTATTTCTCTTCATAGTTTGAGCTGAAATAATTCTTAATGTCTTGAAGATGGAACTacgaaataaaaaactaaaaaactaaggagagagagagagagagagagagagagagagagagagagagagagagagagagagagagagagagagagagagagagagagagagaattttgctttTAAACCGAATTTAGTATTGACTGTTTGCTAAATAGTTTTATCAGTATTGATTTTGTAAAATTGGAATAACAATCCTAAAAGGTTGTTTAGGGAATAATTATTAAGGGATGATCAACTCTTGTTATTATAGTTAGTATGTTGgctagggcatcagccacccgttgagatactaccactagagaattattggatcctttgactggtcagacgattctccattggatccctctctcaggttacggtttattttccccttgcccacacacacacgcgcgcacacacaccgaatagtctggcctattatgtCCACATTCTCcttggtcctcatacacctgacaataatgaaATTACTGAAGAATACTTCTTCGCTTTAGGTGTTAACTActtgactgtaattgttcagtggctattttcctcttggtaaggatagaagagaaactttagctagggtaagcaactcttctagtaggacattccaaaatcaaaccattgttctctagtcttgggtagtgccataacctctgcaccatcatcttccactgtcttggttaaaattctcttgcttatttctgaaaaatcttTTGATTGTAAATGAAAGATACGATTTAATGTTTTCTGttcctaaaatgttttttttattgttcattaattctcctgtagttttttttaattccttgtatcctttcctcactgggctatttcatccgttgaagccctcaggcttatagcattgtgcttttcctacTAAGCTTTTTAccatgtaacaacaacaacaacaataataataataatagtataaaagtCAAAATGTTTCTGCAGTgtgctgccatctattggcagATAAAGCAACTCACAATTACTTAgctaattgaaataattttttttttttttttttttttttttttttttttttttttttggtccagcCATATCTTGTTTAATATCAATCTCCAACATTAATAAAAGATCATTAACGGGAATTATAATTTTGCGAGTTACAATTTGCCAGACCAAATTACAATAGCCTTAAAGAAC comes from Palaemon carinicauda isolate YSFRI2023 chromosome 3, ASM3689809v2, whole genome shotgun sequence and encodes:
- the LOC137637865 gene encoding uncharacterized protein isoform X1, with product MIYGPSMLKIKLSNTWKTIWLAGITVCTLETLIHLKNLQTEGYLRLDDMRLVDLFQIVAVSAIVYADPSLASVLTSAGNDLSNYTIRFVEGEELRGGVIISDGLVIPESDSFYSIEVDSFCECRMACWTNALCKAASTEPFEGKFLCRLSKNSPRYTDLKILGNATYFFFTSAIYNQLYKIMSDGFLYLYAAEWRDISYALTYCKQIPGHRLGMYDTPAQVEAIKNILVWTQHNDARAWTNQEDSGQKMYIEKTGTFAKVHPQAYVICQANPFGLK
- the LOC137637865 gene encoding uncharacterized protein isoform X2 — its product is MRLVDLFQIVAVSAIVYADPSLASVLTSAGNDLSNYTIRFVEGEELRGGVIISDGLVIPESDSFYSIEVDSFCECRMACWTNALCKAASTEPFEGKFLCRLSKNSPRYTDLKILGNATYFFFTSAIYNQLYKIMSDGFLYLYAAEWRDISYALTYCKQIPGHRLGMYDTPAQVEAIKNILVWTQHNDARAWTNQEDSGQKMYIEKTGTFAKVHPQAYVICQANPFGQK